The following proteins come from a genomic window of Salvia hispanica cultivar TCC Black 2014 chromosome 4, UniMelb_Shisp_WGS_1.0, whole genome shotgun sequence:
- the LOC125224367 gene encoding uncharacterized protein LOC125224367, translating to MACQSVQMWSLSGLVAAFLDLTIAYLLLCASSAAYLTSKFLGLFGLNLPCPCDGMFINVHSRSLCFNRLLVDFPIQKLSDAQLSVRQKFPFSNSASPRKYGGSVVGDNCGGFGVIELEGDASCSSSISDGREISSRTGKIDVKRKGVLSYRPKSRLRGRKGAGGHGKNSFVLSSDLTSHEEEKHLLHFNVNKRGSWCSGDGSQSADDDGNHNLESPKKMRGRIRTLSRDEMDLSPDEDKHMKGSVVSGEERQYDQQEVQSCGELEYENNKIRALQKALERERAARASLYIDLVKERSAAASAADEAMAMILRLQNDKASVEMEARQYQRIIEEKSAYDGEEMDIVQEILMRREKEKLFLEREVEAYRVMVSQGNEQSTGDFSDSNDATQMFSPLNDPNDDPVLFQDQLAVSSDGKVKLESKCADNPALVIESSFQPHDEKSSFERRRDSSGSSVDISVRSSFEKMDLQKEVIRTCYEAEKADPNDNPSLKQHETDSPLGYSGSCDPTLNKVPQDKDEQFPVSSSPKVREIDRVQSGATPERINDSYLKKSNPEVPSCLPPLARRGSQSLRRCSMGPLDSEMLKIDTEIVQLQERLKRVQEGKEKLSFPLENRETKHLQLNMLEDIAQQIQGIRCLTEPPKSARHASLPLKGLSKRRRSRSVSSGFRMSSEG from the exons ATGGCGTGCCAATCTGTGCAAATGTGGAGTTTGAGTGGTTTGGTGGCTGCTTTTCTTGATCTCACAATAGCCTACTTGTTGCTTTGCGCATCATCTGCTGCTTACTTGACATCGAAATTTCTAGGTCTTTTTGGGTTGAATTTGCCATGCCCTTGTGATGGAATGTTCATCAATGTTCATAGTAGAAGTCTGTGCTTCAACAGGTTGTTAGTTGATTTCCCTATTCAGAAATTGTCAGATGCTCAGCTCTCTGTTAGGCAGAAATTCCCATTTAGCAATTCTGCATCTCCTAGAAAGTATGGTGGTAGTGTTGTTGGTGATAACTGTGGTGGTTTTGGGGTTATTGAGCTAGAAGGTGATGCATCTTGTAGTTCTTCAATATCAGATGGTAGGGAAATCAGTTCAAGGACTGGGAAGATTGATGTGAAGAGGAAAGGGGTTTTGAGTTATAGGCCAAAGAGCCGATTGCGTGGCCGGAAAGGGGCTGGTGGTCATGGGAAGAATTCATTTGTTTTGAGTTCTGATTTAACTTCTCATGAGGAGGAGAAGCATCTTCTTCATTTTAATGTGAACAAGAGGGGCAGCTGGTGCTCGGGAGATGGCTCGCAGTCAGCTGATGATGATGGAAATCATAATCTTGAAT CTCCCAAGAAGATGAGAGGGAGGATAAGGACTCTCAGCAGAGACGAAATGGACCTGTCACCAGACGAAGATAAGCACATGAAGGGAAGTGTAGTGTCTGGCGAAGAGCGACAATATGATCAGCAAGAGGTTCAAAGTTGTGGTGAATTAGAATATGAGAATAACAAAATCAGGGCCTTACAGAAAGCACTTGAAAGAGAACGTGCTGCTCGGGCTTCTCTTTATATTGATCTTGTAAAGGAGAGAAGCGCTGCAGCTAGTGCTGCTGATGAGGCCATGGCTATGATTTTGCGTCTGCAGAATGACAAGGCATCCGTAGAAATGGAAGCTCGGCAGTATCAGAGGATAATAGAAGAAAAGTCCGCTTACGATGGTGAGGAAATGGACATTGTACAAGAAATTCTTATGCGAAGAGAAAAGGAGAAACTTTTTTTAGAAAGGGAAGTTGAAGCATATAGGGTAATGGTTTCTCAAGGGAACGAACAATCAACTGGTGATTTTTCAGATAGCAATGATGCTACACAAATGTTTAGCCCTCTAAATGATCCCAACGACGATCCAGTTTTATTTCAGGACCAGCTTGCTGTATCTTCTGATGGGAAGGTAAAATTGGAAAGTAAATGTGCTGACAACCCTGCTTTAGTAATAGAATCGTCATTTCAACCCCATGATGAAAAATCTAGCTTTGAAAGACGTAGAGACTCGAGTGGAAGCTCTGTTGACATATCAGTTCGTAGTAGTTTTGAGAAAATGGATCTTCAAAAGGAGGTTATTAGAACATGTTATGAAGCCGAAAAAGCTGATCCGAATGATAATCCGAGTCTGAAGCAGCATGAAACAGATTCGCCTCTTGGATACAGCGGTTCATGTGATCCAACACTGAATAAAGTCCCTCAGGATAAAGACGAGCAGTTTCCGGTCAGTAGTTCTCCAAAAGTACGTGAGATAGACCGTGTGCAATCTGGAGCTACACCGGAGAGGATAAATGATTCTTATCTCAAGAAAAGCAATCCAGAGGTACCTAGTTGTCTTCCACCACTTGCCCGAAGAGGATCTCAGAGCCTGAGACGTTGTTCGATGGGACCTTTGGATAGTGAAATGCTAAAAATCGACACTGAGATCGTTCAACTTCAAGAACGCTTAAAGCGTGTTCaagaaggaaaagagaaaCTTAGCTTCCCTCTGGAGAATCGAGAAACTAAACATTTACAGTTAAATATGTTGGAGGATATAGCACAGCAGATTCAGGGCATTCGCTGCCTAACTGAACCTCCAAAATCTGCAAGACATGCGTCTTTGCCCCTTAAG GGTTTATCGAAGAGAAGGAGAAGCAGGAGTGTATCTTCGGGATTCCGGATGAGCTCCGAAG GATGA
- the LOC125221467 gene encoding ankyrin repeat, PH and SEC7 domain containing protein secG-like: protein MEEMSFLDSLGYVLYNLAKKRQWEKVAKIYKENTTISCYNPKSPNHAHERCTEEMFTFMRECGSVSKLVRMPNVRGDTPLHLAAAVGWEAICRKIASLDPMLIEIRNSNGETPLFISAHHGNLHTFVALHGIYNHGKDRVDESLCRREADGNTVLHSAISGEYFGLAYFILEHYKNLLNYVNVDGETPLYVLARKPNLFKSSSQLGFYESIIYHFVFVDNLKNQPIHNPKDTQIDDSSEENFPENYQTCVRIFRLIMGSNFQYL from the exons ATGGAAGAAATGAGTTTTCTAGATAGCTTAGGCTATGTTCTGTATAACCTCGCCAAGAAGCGGCAATGGGAAAAAGTGGCGAAGATATACAAGGAAAACACAA CCATCTCCTGTTACAATCCGAAAAGCCCCAACCACGCCCATGAAAGATGCACCGAGGAAATGTTCACCTTCATGAGGGAATGCGGATCAGTATCCAAGCTGGTGAGGATGCCTAATGTGAGAGGAGACACCCCTCTCCATCTTGCTGCTGCAGTTGGATGGGAGGCCATCTGCAGAAAAATAGCTTCATTGGATCCAATGCTCATCGAGATCCGCAACAGCAATGGTGAGACTCCTTTGTTCATTTCAGCCCATCACGGCAACCTTCACACGTTTGTCGCTCTCCATGGCATCTACAACCATGGAAAGGATAGGGTTGATGAGTCGCTCTGTCGGAGGGAAGCTGATGGAAATACAGTCTTGCATTCTGCGATTTCTGGAGAATACTTCG GATTAGCATACTTTATATTGGAGCACTACAAGAATCTACTCAATTATGTTAATGTTGATGGAGAAACTCCTCTTTATGTCTTGGCCAGAAAGCCTAACTTGTTCAAAAGCAGCTCACAGCTTGGATTCTATGAATCAATTATCTACCATT ttgtatttgttgataatcTGAAGAACCAACCAATACATAATCCAAAGGACACCCAGATTGATGACTCAAGTGAAGAGAATTTCCCAGAAAATTACCAGACGTGTGTGAGAATCTTCCGTCTAATTATGGGATCCAATTTCCAATATCTATAA
- the LOC125185232 gene encoding uncharacterized protein LOC125185232 has translation MDHGVPIYESFLGGCSRPKIKNPPSTNESKYYDSYPPNYTTCISILKFATSVLSALGLGLSTIRNVQDKKVGHSHGMQMMHKMIECEPSYVYDSVRQQQKRGNWITVPPIADVVKMIEWEPSYKYDSIDQQQRDNVVKGSTPLLEAAKMGILEMVKGILNAFPVAISDQDSDGKNVLMVAAENKQIAVFDFLIQRKLPEYVFYDFDYHGNSVLHSAAILRPDQTWSIPVAALQMQWEIKWYEHVAKSVLPQPCHNQNAEGETPSQIFTRTHSRLVKLGKEWLIKTSEFCTVVAALIATVAFATSGTVPGGFHQTYGYPILKDEPAFKIYSIASLAALSLSIATLFSFFSIMISRFEERDFERDLPRKLLVGLTCLILSKAAMLVSFYAGHSFILVDKLRVSATPIYVAASLPIMLFVMAKNIDLVLVYYRILMGRSYKVFPH, from the exons ATGGATCATGGAGTTCCAATATATGAGAGTTTTTTGG GTGGTTGTTCAAGACCCAAGATAAAAAATCCCCCTTCTACTAATGAAA GCAAATATTATGATTCCTATCCTCCCAATTACACTACTTGCATTTCGATTCTCAAATTTGCCACAAGCGTCCTTTCAGCTCTTGGACTTG GATTGTCCACGATAAGAAATGTTCAAGACAAGAAAGTTGGGCACTCTCATGGGATGCAGATGATGCACAAAATGATTGAGTGCGAACCAAGTTACGTATATGATAGCGTCCGCCAGCAGCAGAAGCGTGGTAACTGGATCACTGTCCCACCTATTGCAGATGTAGTGAAAATGATTGAGTGGGAACCAAGTTACAAATACGATAGCATCGACCAGCAGCAGCGTG ATAATGTAGTAAAGGGCAGCACCCCACTATTAGAAGCAGCTAAGATGGGAATCCTAGAAATGGTGAAAGGCATACTCAACGCATTTCCGGTGGCCATCAGTGATCAAGACTCAGACGGCAAGAATGTGCTGATGGTAGCAGCGGAGAACAAGCAAATCGCCGTTTTTGATTTTCTGATTCAGAGAAAGCTCCCCGAATATGTCTTCTATGACTTCGATTATCATGGAAACAGCGTCCTTCACAGCGCAGCGATCCTGAGACCTGACCAGACATGGAGCATTCCTGTTGCTGCTTTGCAAATGCAATGGGAGATCAAATGGTATGAG CATGTGGCGAAATCAGTTCTACCGCAGCCTTGCCATAACCAAAATGCAGAGGGCGAGACTCCGAGCCAGATCTTCACAAGAACACATTCACGTCTAGTCAAGTTAGGAAAAGAATGGCTGATAAAAACCTCGGAGTTTTGCACGGTGGTTGCGGCTCTCATCGCCACCGTTGCATTCGCCACGTCAGGGACGGTCCCGGGCGGCTTCCACCAAACCTACGGCTACCCGATTCTCAAGGACGAGCCGGCATTCAAGATTTACTCCATTGCTTCGCTCGCTGCGCTGAGCCTGTCCATCGCCActctcttctccttcttctccatcatGATTTCGAGATTTGAAGAGCGCGATTTCGAGCGAGACCTGCCGAGAAAGCTGCTGGTGGGGCTGACTTGTCTGATTCTTTCCAAAGCTGCGATGCTGGTCTCCTTCTACGCGGGGCATAGTTTTATACTGGTGGACAAGCTGAGGGTCTCTGCAACGCCGATATATGTAGCTGCTTCGTTGCCCATTATGCTGTTCGTGATGGCCAAGAACATTGATCTTGTTTTGGTTTACTACAGGATTTTGATGGGCCGCAGCTACAAGGTGTTCCCTCACTAA
- the LOC125221468 gene encoding putative disease resistance protein At1g50180 encodes MVVIDDIRKTEHWDGLNHALNFEGTKTKILLTTRKQNIANIGFAIKIGLPNDNEGREFLERKALPYISSQDFRFEENGRKTMAEGVASMALKTIHDLLLEETKFLIGVRSEVKTLDVILKEMNALLIAADNRERREDMVNHWLRNVRELAYRADDTISLYAAIYVSSSRSLRHKFSCILTEGYSLHKIGSEIKEVKSEMARLNARMDQYGMHRIVQGESSAHPSVSILSFETEVFVGKKEEVEQLVSHLVGDEANPVISLWGMGGIGKTTIAKRVYNHPTTRRFFDSFAWICVSQKWDLESLLLNVLRKLSPLHNTSGLTVTELTEELFQVQEAKKCMIVIDDIWSTQAWDQLQLAFNPKTKILLTTRIHDVAKIGFAIKACLLTDDEGWELLNIKRNAPILTDVPAEEIIMLEKIGREMVAKCGNLPLAISLLGGILSNKKSSAEWRLVNENLSDENLNDKIRKVLHLSYQDLPYYLKPCFLYMGMYKEDEDIPAIDICVLWIAQGMISQPLDNRGNEMSLMDIAQSYLTELASRSVVEITRDDPIRGQTTRMCKLHDAVQEMCLSLAIDEDFGLRNLDYEGGPFSGFFHDSLSRRKTRHLIVYLKSRLEEESGEPAVTCDQDITKIVRSLLFINDMEGIPLTQFPHRIVRLKEFKVLKTLSICGFVFEGRKLLKEISKLVLLRILRLRDCLFDELPSSLKNLVYLHTLDLWNSGNILIPNGVLNRMLRLRHLILPVYYAENLEDYRMSLEGLEQLETLVGYNSLVHQLESPTQMTNLRHFEGIVHDNQSLSDIIDAFCTSRNHCKCGGLRIKQGCHISSEEDLMIFKKVFKLHNLYIDVPIENLFKELGSEAYTSNLLYLILSESNIQEDPMETLGKLPHLVDLWMTEACFLGEEITCHASSFPSLKKLGIEELPNLRGWKVEEGAMPLVSKIRIHGCPLLEMVPDGLRFLNALTDLEISGMPQLGARVSEGGEDFHKVQHVPSIVIRN; translated from the exons ATGGTTGTGATTGATGATATTAGGAAAACTGAACATTGGGATGGTCTTAATCATGCTCTGAATTTTGAGGGTACAAAAACCAAGATCTTACTAACCACACGAAAACAGAATATTGCGAACATTGGATTTGCAATCAAAATTGGCCTCCCGAATGACAATGAGGGTCGGGAATTTCTCGAGAGGAAAGCATTGCCATACATAAGTAGTCAAG ATTTTCGATTCGAAGAAAATGGGAGAAAAACG ATGGCAGAAGGGGTGGCTAGCATGGCTCTAAAAACCATTCACGATCTGTTGTTAGAGGAAACTAAATTCTTAATAGGCGTGCGCAGCGAAGTGAAGACACTAGATGTCATTCTCAAGGAAATGAACGCTCTTCTGATTGCCGCTGACAACAGAGAACGCAGAGAAGATATGGTTAACCACTGGCTGAGGAATGTGAGGGAGCTGGCCTACAGAGCTGATGATACCATTAGTTTGTATGCAGCCATTTACGTGTCATCCAGCAGAAGCCTGCGCCACAAATTCTCCTGCATCCTTACAGAGGGCTACTCTCTCCACAAGATTGGCTCTGAGATCAAAGAAGTCAAATCCGAGATGGCAAGACTTAACGCAAGAATGGATCAATACGGGATGCATAGAATCGTTCAAGGGGAGAGCTCCGCTCACCCTTCAGTGTCGATCCTCTCCTTTGAGACTGAAGTTTTTGTggggaaaaaagaagaagttgaGCAACTTGTATCCCATCTAGTTGGTGATGAAGCAAACCCTGTTATTTCACTGTGGGGGATGGGTGGCATAGGCAAAACTACTATAGCCAAAAGAGTGTACAATCACCCTACCACCAGGCGCTTCTTCGACTCCTTTGCATGGATTTGCGTTTCTCAAAAGTGGGACCTCGAATCACTTTTGTTGAATGTCTTGAGGAAACTCAGCCCACTCCACAATACCTCAGGTTTGACCGTCACAGAGTTGACAGAGGAATTGTTTCAAGTCCAGGAGGCCAAAAAGTGCATGATTGTCATTGATGATATTTGGAGTACTCAGGCTTGGGACCAACTTCAGCTTGCCTTCAATCCCAAAACAAAGATTTTGCTGACCACACGTATTCACGATGTCGCAAAAATTGGATTTGCAATCAAGGCTTGCCTCCTCACCGACGACGAGGGCTGGGAGTTACTCAACATCAAGAGGAATGCACCTATACTCACTGATGTTCCag CTGAAGAAATTATTATGCTTGAGAAAATTGGGAGAGAAATGGTAGCCAAGTGTGGGAATTTACCATTGGCCATTTCATTGCTTGGCGGGATACTGAGTAACAAGAAATCAAGTGCAGAGTGGAGATTGGTTAATGAAAACTTAAGTGATGAAAATCTGAATGATAAAATCCGAAAAGTGTTGCACTTAAGTTATCAAGACCTGCCATATTATTTGAAGCCATGCTTTCTCTATATGGGTATGTACAAGGAAGACGAGGACATTCCGGCAATTGATATATGTGTGTTGTGGATCGCACAAGGCATGATCTCGCAGCCGCTGGACAATCGCGGAAATGAAATGTCGTTGATGGACATAGCACAAAGCTACTTGACTGAGCTGGCATCTAGGTCGGTTGTAGAAATTACACGGGATGATCCTATTCGTGGGCAGACGACTAGAATGTGTAAACTCCATGACGCCGTGCAAGAGATGTGCTTGTCACTCGCAATAGATGAAGATTTTGGCTTGCGCAATTTGGATTATGAGGGTGGACCATTTAGTGGTTTCTTCCATGACAGTTTGTCACGTCGCAAAACGCGCCATTTGATTGTTTATCTGAAAAGCAGATTAGAAGAAGAAAGCGGAGAGCCTGCTGTCACTTGTGACCAAGATATCACCAAAATTGTGCGATCTCTACTTTTCATCAATGACATGGAGGGAATACCTCTAACTCAATTTCCGCATAGAATTGTTCGTTTGAAAGAATTCAAAGTGCTCAAAACGCTATCTATATGCGGATTTGTTTTCGAGGGAAGAAAATTGCTAAAAGAGATAAGTAAACTAGTCCTTCTTCGGATTTTACGCTTGCGCGATTGCCTGTTTGACGAGCTACCATCGTCCTTGAAAAATTTGGTGTACTTGCATACACTGGATCTATGGAATAGTGGGAACATTCTAATACCGAATGGTGTTTTGAATAGAATGTTACGGTTAAGGCATTTGATCCTTCCAGTATACTATGCTGAGAATTTGGAGGATTATAGAATGAGTTTGGAAGGTCTTGAGCAGCTGGAGACACTTGTAGGCTACAACAGTTTGGTGCACCAACTCGAATCCCCAACCCAAATGACCAACCTCCGACATTTTGAAGGCATAGTCCACGATAACCAAAGCTTGTCGGATATCATTGATGCCTTTTGTACAAGCCGGAATCATTGTAAATGTGGTGGACTTAGAATCAAACAAGGCTGCCATATTTCATCAGAAgaagatttgatgattttcaaGAAAGTGTTCAAACTTCACAATTTGTATATCGATGTTCCGATAGAAAATCTGTTCAAGGAATTGGGAAGTGAAGCATATACCTCAAATCTTCTTTACTTGATCTTGTCCGAGAGTAATATTCAGGAGGATCCAATGGAGACACTTGGAAAACTTCCCCATTTAGTAGATTTGTGGATGACTGAGGCATGCTTTTTGGGAGAAGAAATAACATGTCATGCGTCTTCGTTCCCTTCCCTCAAGAAGCTTGGAATAGAAGAATTACCAAACCTAAGAGGATGGAAAGTGGAGGAAGGAGCCATGCCCCTCGTTTCTAAGATTAGAATCCATGGCTGCCCTCTCTTGGAGATGGTTCCGGATGGACTCAGATTCCTCAATGCCTTGACAGACCTAGAAATCAGTGGAATGCCTCAATTAGGAGCACGAGTGAGCGAAGGAGGTGAGGATTTCCATAAAGTGCAACATGTTCCTTCCATTGTGATCAG AAATTGA